A window of Etheostoma spectabile isolate EspeVRDwgs_2016 chromosome 24, UIUC_Espe_1.0, whole genome shotgun sequence genomic DNA:
agaagaagaagaaatggaagaagaaggagaaaatgAGCTCGATGGATCACATTCCTATAAACCAATTCCTCCATCAGCTGCATCAGCTCAGGAATGGGCTAAAACGCTGAGTCATGCTGGTGCAGaaacaggaaaagaagaagtagaagaagaagaggagaacgGCTCGGGCGCTGCCAGCCAACACAACGGGGACATTTATCCCACATGGCCGAGCCCGGACAAAGACCCGGAGACGGAGCGAGCTCCTCTCACACGACCGGACTCGAGTCTGGATCGGAACAAGGAGGAAATACAGAGTTCGGACGAGGGAGCGCGACCCGAAACGCCGTTGCCGACGGCGTCTCCTGGACGACATCGAGCTGACGACGACATCCGAGATCCTAAACCGGGACCACGGACAGGTAATCCAGATTCTTAAAGCCGTGATCCGTGACACTTTGGGATGGGGTTCGGTTTTAGGAAAAGCTTTCGGGTTTCAGCTTTAAATGGTTTCAACAGGTTACCTTAATATTTTGAGTAGACTTAACTTATTAATATAGGCcctctatatatatgtatatgtgtataaatatatacatacatatacacatatatacatatatacatacatatacaactTAATCCTTAATGTAAATAAGTCAATTCAGAATTAAATCAAGAAGTTAATGCGTTTAAGACAAATGAAAGTTAAGATgaataaagttttaaaatgtttatgaatataaacttaataaaattaagttgatCTGACAAACTATTTAAGTTGAGTTAATGTGAAAGATTAGTTGATTCAAATACATTGAAATtaactaattttttttagataagTTTTCTGTGGTTGTAAAAGTACAAGATTAAACTAAATTAAGTGTATAAaatgcaacaagttttttttcacaattttaatGACGTTGATCTGACTTGAAACTGACAAACTATTTAAATTGAGTTAATGAGAAAGATTCAAATACATcaaaattatttcattttttttagataagTTTTCTTTGGTTGTAAAAGTTCAAGATTAAACCAAATTAAGTGTATAAAATGCAGTGCAAATAGACAGAATAGCcaacaaaagtaatttaaatgCACAAAAGCAATAACACTATTTCCCCCTCTgctttcacttgtttttaattCCTTAACTTTAAGTTATTAGTGTCTGTAAGTGTTTAAATATCTGCTGAAAGTTGTTCATTTTGATTTAGAGTTTGCAGTCTGAAAAGAGTTTACATAACTAGAGCCGTGATTGGCTGGAAGCACAATTACTCACAGTGGAGATTGAGGTCAGAGAGATGATTCATTCGTTAAAATCCAATTAAAATTCCACAAAGATGACACTCACTCTATTGCCAAAGCAAACGATAATGGAAAGAGCTCCACGGAGCCAATTAAATCACTTCATATCATGCTTTAACCTTTTTAAAGAgtattttaattaaacaaaatagaCAGATAACATTTTCCGCTGCATCAGGTTGCAGGCTGGAGCAGAAAGAAGTGACGTTGATGGACGCAGCCGCTGAGTCGTCGTTAACGGCCGGACGAGAAAGCAAAGCGCTCGGTCCGACCCGAAACTCGTCCAGCACAGGAAGCCCTGCGATGGACGTGAAGGGGGACAAAGGAGACAAAGAAGAAGGAGGTGAAAACAATGTGAACGGCGAGGCGGACgcagcagagaagaagaagaagaagaagaacaacagcagcagcagccgcgcGACGACATTGTACAAAACTGTGTCCTACAGGAGGATCCGTAGAGGAAACACCCGGCAGAGGATCGATGAGTTCGAGGCCATGATGGACTCATGATCCAACCAACCCTAAATAGTGTCAACGGGTGTATTTCTGATGGCTTTTTTGGGTTCTTGTGCTTGAGGATGGCAACACCTAGTGGTCaccaacgcattctcatgaacgggtttgTGTGATATCAAACAAAAGGTTGTGTACAACAATTCCTATTATCTGCGACTGCCGGCTGGTCACGTGACAACCACAGGAAAGTTAAGTTCAGCAGGCGGTCTTCACGGTTACATTTAGCCGGGAAAATTGAGTTAAGTCGACAAAAAGTGACTTTAAACCGAGCACAGAGCCCCATGAGCTGTCAGTCATTACAGGGCGCGTggcagttaagtttagccgaTAAAAAGTGAGCGTTAGGAAGCGACAACAGTTAAGTCAaggcaccaaaatgactagttAAGTTTGGAAAACAGATTGTGTTTAACAGTAGGCTACCCCTGGGTATGCACACGTGTTTCATGGGTGAAAGTGTTTTCTGCAggtggaatatatatatatgtatatatatatatataaaatagtgGAATACATAggaattacagtgcattactttttcaTAGTGATATGTACAAATTGTTCATGAGAACTGCTTGTAGtgacacaaagacaaaagtaGTGGGCTCAGGATAGAGCCATGTGGCACACCATGAAATTGAAATGTAACTTTTCCAATGTTGTGAGTGAAGAGCGCTAATTACATCTTATTTGTTTGTACAGCACCTAAAGGCCACAGGTTTGAGCTCTCAGTTAACGAAAACGTGTCAAAGTGTGTCAAAGTGTGTCAAGACATAAGTATGACTCTGCTTAAAAAATAGCTTGCATCGTTATGTGTTGCAGTGAAGATAAACTGCTAAATAGCTTCCCAGAACACTGCAATTTCTTCTCAGCTTTGTGCTGCTGTTTTAAAACTACACagattttaattgttatttgGGAGGGAATTTGGATTTCAGGgctataaatgataaaaaatgaatttaaaagaaaagaaaaaaaaaatcagggaTTGTATCTTTAAAACTCAAAATATAACTTGGATGTGTTAGTTGGATGCATTGTGTTATTCAGAGATATTAAGAGTGCTTTTCAGGTGGATACATGTTTCTTAAATCACATGTTTCAATACAGGCCAGCTGCAGTAACCTATGACTGACTCACATTGTCAGCACAGCTATAATAATCAttactattatattatatttataatagAATTTAATGATAATAAATGGGTTTAAGCCTCACAGATTTCGGTTTTGTGTACGTTATTTTGCACACTAATAAGAGTTAAAAGATGTTGGTCTGTGTTCATTTCAAATAGAGGAAGATATTAAGATTGAAAAGAAGAAGGGAGAAGAGGTTtaggagaaaagaagaagggaGAAGAGGTTtaggagaaaagaagaagggaGAAGAGATttgtgagagagaaaacaaagattaAGGCAGAAATTAGGAGGATAAGGGCAGAAATGACGGAGAAAGGAAAGtaggaaaaggacaaaaaagtgAAGGGAAAtgtagagaagaaaaaagaaaagatgataAAAGAGGGGAAGAGCAGGTGTTAGAACAAGAGGTAGAGGATAAAGCAAGAAGACGACACTTTCTcttctccactacatttatctgacagctttagtttctttacaaattaagatatttTATCACATCTAATGTTTTGTTATAAATTAAAATCCCCAACAGTTAATTCACATACAGTAAAATTCAATATAcgtattttacattaaaaaaaataatgctaaTTGCAAAAGGTCTTTAACACAAATTGCTCCTGAAGCAGAATCGGACATGTTATTGACAAGAGACTACAAAACCCACAATCCTCTGCTCCTTTAGCTGACGTCACCTGGAGCCTGGACCCGGCGTCTATCAGCGGTGGATTGTGCGTTTGGCCACAAAAGACACATTTATTAACCAGTTAGCGACATTTTGTCGACGACAGTGTATTTGTGGACTTTGTCGCAGGTGTGTTCAGCGCAGTGATATTTATAAGTGTAATTTATATTCTAAGTTTCTAGTTTAAACGGTTTTATTTTGACCAGCTAGCTAGGTGGCTAACAAAATGGCTCCGTCTATTTACTgcagaacaacaacaaatactGAGTCACAATGTTAGGTGTGTTTAATGTTACTTTATCGTTACATTCGTGTATTTTTGAGATGTATTGGCCTTTAAAAAGCCGTTTTCTAATCGGTACCGGTGTCGTTTTTTTAGGCAGTAACGTCAGTTGGAAGTGATGACACCTCCGCGGCTAACGTTACTGTCCgttggaggaagaggaagaggaaggagacgatgatgatgaggatgatgatgacatGCAGTTAGCTGGCTGCTTGGCTGGCGGACGCACGGACGGACTTGagcccactgtgtgtgtggtgtcgccCCAAAACCAGACCAGGATCCGGGACCACAAGAGGCGAAGATGCCGCGGAGGAAACAATCCAACCCCCAGCCGGTGAAGCGTGAGTTTTAACCCGCTGTCCTGCACCTAATGAGCTGCTTTTCTCTTCACAATCAACCACATTTTAAGGAAGTGTCTCTGTCCATGTAAAGTCCACTTTTATATAcctatgttttttgttcttgtgaGTTTAGACTCGATGTGTAGCCCAGGAAAGAGTAAGCCCAACTGGTCTCACATGTAGACATTGACACAGAGGAAgactcttaaaataaaaaatgtgttgtccTTTTATTCTATATATTTTGCATCTATTCCATTTTCTTTCAACATCATTAAAGCGGCATTAAAAGATCATCCATTTATGATTATTTGGCAGATTCCATACACGTCCATGGAGAGGTAGGTGCAAAGCAAAGGAGCACAAACCTAGAGATCATGACCTAAAGAGTGAAATAAGAACAAATTGGGCTGCTTGATTATGGGgaaataaacaattattttggtcagtATTGAAATGTCGCTTATTTACCACGACTACCCATagcttttggaaagatgttgcatttaaaaacagtggAACATCccaaacaaactgtaaaaatccCCTTAATACTTTTCCCCTTAAAaccaataatacaaaatatatatttacagtcgGCGGTGGACCACATATGCCCAACAAGAGGGTCTGGCTCCCATTGCTCTACATGCATTTCCataaagtgttgtcttttttttggagtactttatttaaatttttccgTTAACAAGAACAAACGCAGACAAACAACCCTCCATCCCCAAAAGGATGCTCCAGTATACAATGTTTTGAGGTTAGTTACATTGCAATATCACAGTATCCACATAATCTAGATTGGGCTGCCACCTTTTAATAAAGGTGTAGAATCTTTTCTGGGTTATGTTATATTTTCTAAAGACACACAGTTCTTAATTTGTAAATACCACGTAGTTATGGATAGAGGAGAATCAGACGTCCATGTGACAGAAGCAACACTTTCTGGCCGAAATGTCGTCCTTTTTTAAgtagatgtgtttgtgtgtgttatctcattCTGAATGTTTTGGCCAAGTTAagcttcctctcttcctcctctctgcttcctgtCTCCACTTCCTCTTCACAGGCCCGTACCTGACCCCTCagttctccctcctctcctctcctctcctcttccttcctttctttctttctttctttcgtcACTTCCGGTTTGACTTCTCTCTATGagtcccttcttttttttacatgtgctTTTTTTCACCTGGCTACTTTGGGATaatcttgtttttctcttttaatttgGTCTCCATTGTCTGAGCTCTGGGTTTCATCTCATGGTGTCTCAGCAACGCCTTTCTCATAAATAACATGTGTAAACATGCACTTAACGAACCAGCTCAGGCAGCTTTCTTCAGTAAGAAGTTTTCCTAAACTTCAGGTGTATGAAAATCGGAGACGAGGATTAGAGAAACTTACTTTCCTCAGTTATTTATTTCCTGAACGGCAATTTCTTGATCATGTATAAGTCTTAACAAgcttcttaattaaaaaaagacttcagtcAGAGACAGTAGTTTTATTCAAAGTCTGACTAAAACTAACTTTAAGTAGCATAGTCAGAATACGTAAAGTTTTCACAGTTAAACACTGGACTATATCAATAGTTTGGACACAAAACAATTCAAGAGGCAGCATCTCACGCAGTTAAAATGAGTAAATATTGGCcatgagaaagacaaaaagttatatttctcACTGCCATTATGAAGAGGAAGGAGACATGATGAGTCATAAAAATGGGGATAACAATGCagactttttttcacatgcagtTATGGTGTTGCAAGAGTTTATTCTTGCGAAAAGTGACAGAAGTAGTTGTGTGCAGAATGGAAAACAAGCGCTTAAGAGCGACTAGGTTTGCCCCTCTAAACACCCATAACGTGGGCATTATGGGCTTCTGAAAGTTACAAACTTTCTCAAGGTTTAAGGGTTATTTGGACCCTTGCTTCAGCcatgtttgttgttattttcattattgtaaCTAGTTATTCTCTACAATATCACTAGTTGTCAACAAAGCTTATTGGCAAAAAGTGTCCAAACCATAAACTGTATAAAACAGTTGAATGCATGAAAGCGGCATGGGTCATCAGGGCTTTGTTCTGCCTCTTatcccttcttcctcttccttttcctggCTCCCTGAGCCTCATTCCTCACCCTCCAACTCTTCCTCTTCCGCATTTATCTCATCCTCACTGACTTCCTCTACTTGTCTGTTGTCTTCTCCCCACTTTACTCTCTCCATGATCGGTGATccattttttttggtgttgCGCCTATTCCCCAAACTCATAAAATTCGTAGGTTTTCTCCAGAATTCggtgagtttttgagtatgttaagccCCACAAAAAGTTGATTCATTTGCCagaggaataataataattccttcagtttcaaatGGGCGTTTGCTGCTGTTGgagctcgggccctaattaccAGTTTGGCTGCCAAGTGTCCAGCTTGTGTTACTTGGTTACAAAGAgggcatgaaatatgaaaatatatatataaagcttCTTTCAGTttacaggaaataaaaatgtgGTTTATAAAGTAGTTGCATTCAAAGTAGACCGCATGTTCAGTGTCTGTATCCGGTGCTAATATAAACAATTTGACCAAAAACTGTGATTAAATATGTTTTAGGGCGTTAAATAGTAAAGCAGACACCAAAGTTGCAACTTGCTTGATTTTAGTTTGTATTAACTGCTTAGTTAAAGGGTTTGGAAGTAAGTTTTAAAACGAGTAATCATGAGAAATATTTGTGTTCAGTGGAGTTGGAGGACGGGGCGGTGGTGTGTGAGCCGGGCTGCCTGGTTCTGGAGAGCGACTTCCTGCTGAGTGGAGAGCTGGAGTTTGGAGACTCGGAGATCATGGGACTGGATAGAGAGTCaggtcagtcacacacacattggatcCTACGTTAAATAGCAGATAGTCGCTTTGCCAGAAGCTCCTGCAAAGCGCGatggaggagagtctggcttCTCCatgtcactacccgatgtgagtcacgagtgcagatgtgagttacACATtagtcactttgcaacaagtagcatgtaagatgctaacgagagacttctgtattGTCAACACAGGAAAAATACAGATAGCTTTATTTGTCACGCGTGCACTGGTACACAGTGATATGATGCTTTTAATGGAGCAAGCCTCCGTGCCGCAGCTATTtaaagcgccgccacacgcTCTCCAGCTGGAAGGGTTAGACCTACAATGGACCTACATaacaaagttggttcactgctagcttagctgcaagttagcatcaaacacaacaaaggctgtcagttgaacggtgttttgagctaacgttagcagctaaacaaccATAGGTAGCTACGTATCTGAAATGGTTTCCAttctctgttattgtttgtaatgagaaaagttcatggatttcacaaattccAGTATAACACATTATGCCGTAAAGGGTTCtggaaaactcagattggacagatagtctatctcgctgtctggatttcccccgcagagatctgaggagaagttaaccatagtcctcatttaTTGACcacagtttaaaatgccaacacataGGAAGGTTTTAAGACTTAAAACTAAAAGCACCTGactttaaaagaatagtttgatAACCATGTTCCTCCAAAGTCATTTGTGAATTAAAGCAAACTGTAGAGTCTTGCCAAAGCTGACATGCCTTGTTAAACAAATACAAGAGCAAACTGTTCATACCCCTCCTAGGCTTCTGTCAGACCTGCTCTGtaagtgttttatttaaaatgttaaccaTGTTTGTCTTAAATTTTCATACGTCCACATTAGGAATATGTTTTGTCAGTTTGGATGAGAAAAATCGCTGAATTTGTGTCAGCAAAGCACCTTTATTTCCATAtatgaaggttttttttatttcttgtgttCTTCAGGTATGACGGTGTTCTCTCTGAGTGTGGAGGACGACCCTTCAGCACCAACAGACTCCACCTTCCCAGCTTTCCTCTCATGTAAAGGATGTGGTCAACTTCTGGGAGACTCTCCTCTGGGAGCAGGTTTAGATCTGGGTAActgactttgtttttctttaggaaatatataaaagaaaaccACCAAGACAGAAATGTAGAGGGTGAAGTTTTGTAAAAATGTCCTCAGACAATTCGGCTTCTGTCAGGTCAAAATTAGTTCTATTCAATGTTAATTTTAAGATCTCTGATAGGTTGATATTTAAGCATGTAAAAGTTAAAATGCAGTGAACCATGGACACTAGGGTGCAGGAATAGATTAAAATGTGTAAGCTGTTAGGAGTGTCTCACAAATAAGGAGTCGTGTCAAAGGTAACTCTGTTTTACAGAAATAGATTAATTGACCACTGCAGGACTAGAAGAGTATAATGAACAAAGTTATTCTGATGTTCGTTGGTCAGTCACtgtttgaataaagctgcaaatgATTTGAAATNNNNNNNNNNGTCATCTTTAAAGTCTTCATCATCGTCTCCTGATACCAACCCTTTATCAATCTCTACAACGATTTATTTAGGAGATAAagctgtctccctctctgtgatTAACTTATGTCTCCATTGATGTGCTGATGTGTGTCCTGTGTTTAAAAGGTTATTGGCATCTTCTGTGGTTTGTGTATTGGTAGTTTTGTCCTTTTTATATCTTGCATACACTCTAAATTTCCTTTttaaggatcaataaagttgaACTTGAACTTATGTTCCAGGTGTGGGCCTGGACCTGGGGGCGGAGCTGTACTGTCTGACCTGCGAGGAAGGCCTCCAGCATGAGGCGTCAATCAACTCCTCTTGGGTGGAGGAGGCGGACCGAACCATCAGCGCTGACTCCGACAGGAAGAGGAGAAGCGCGGGTAAGACGGACGGGGGGGCGGGTGACATCCCTTCTAAACTGTTCTCGTGCTCGCTGTGCCCCTTCACCTCTCGCTACTCCAACCACCTGAAGCGCCACATGAGGACCCACGACGGCCAGAAGCCGTACCGCTGCCTCGTCTGCCCCTACGCCTCGGCCCAGCTGGTCAACCTGCAGCGCCACGCCCGCACCCACACCGGGGAGAAGCCGTACCGCTGCCACCAGTGCAGCTACGCCTGCAGCTCCCTCGGCAACCTGCGGAGGCACCAGCGCATGCACGCGCAGGAGAGACCGCagaggagggagaaggagaaacGACgagggaggaggaaaaaggaaaacgCTGAATCTGAAGAAGGTAACAAACACGAAAATATGCACATTACCTGTCACAGTTTTACCTAAAAAAATGACTTCGATCGATTGAATTGTTTATCAAAAGGCGATTATTTAAGTAGTTGACAACCAACTGCCAATGTGATTAGTCTTTGCAGCTCTATTTATAATGATTcaagacagagaaaagcagcaaattctcAACAGTAGAGAAGCTTTAACCAGAgaatatttcacattttgctTCTTAAATGACCTAAACAATTAATTAGACCTCACATTGTTGATTTAAGTAATTACCACAGCAGAAAAGCCTTTTTCTGTCcttaataaattaaatgtcCCATTGGTTGTGGTAGGCTGTGTATGATTTACCGATTTAACAGTAGTAAAGTTATTTACTTTTGCTCACCAAGAATGAGTAtaggtttgttttcttttaaaaatgtttgccaGAAAAGAATATTTTGGGCAGATTAGAAAGATTTGAAGACTCACAAGGGGACAGAACTGTTGTGAGCTGTGGTATGTAAATGTTGGGTGTCCCTGCACTCAACACTTTAGGTTCGTTGCGCATGCAGgggaacattttaattttggaaGCATTGAGCGTAAAAGAGGAACCGACAAGTCAAAACTGAAAGagtttaaaaaatgaggaagagAAGTTCTCCTCTGCTGAATTCAGCTGCATGAGAGACCATTtcttacatttaatatttacagtttagCTGATAATTATCTAGAGAAACAGTACTTTTAAAGAGGGTGTCAGTAAAGAAGTCAAACCatcactaaccctaacccctaacccctaaccccctaaccctaaccccctaaccctaaccccctaaccNNNNNNNNNNccccctaaccctaaccctaacccttagggttagggttaggaaatGAGAACAGAAGGGAGTTTTTAATGTATGTACATATTTAAAGATGAGTATATATGAAGAAGTAAAATAAGGAAGCGTGAGATGGAAGATGAGTTTATCAGTACAAACTTTAGGGTTTTTCTTAGTGAGGTTTTCTAATGTTCTTCATggttaaatgaattaatatgcTAAGTATAATTTGAGTAATCAGTAAGATCAGACCAGACTCCATTGATAtttctttttaaccctcatgttgtcctcgggtcaaattgacgcgttttcctatattaatgtcctgtttaattccccaaaataacatgatggattccacacatctttggcaagtacacatctttactttcattaatttaatctttaatcttatttaatgttatagcatttgaaaacaaattgaagtgtttttgaaatagtattgagtaaaagttgacatattccagtctgtgattatcatcaacatccattcctttaattttagtctcaataattcctaatttctgcttttctaactcaaacattaggtataatttcctataaatgagtttttttttttaccataaattccaaaaataactgtacaactaaagttaataagtcaaaaaagtgacaaacattgaaaaagagtcaaaaatgttaataaaagggacaaaaaacgaagaaaaagttaaacattggtaaagtgtcaacaaaagtgttgattttcaattttgacgggaagacgacacgagggttaagtaagtaaataaatgtgtttctctctctttctctccatgcAGTAGTGTCAGACCTGACCCTGCGAGTGTCCCAAGACTCAGGCTACCTCCAGACGTTGGGGGGCCTCGGGTCCCCCTCCGCCCCGCTCCCGGTCCTCCTTTTCCCCCTGTGCTGCCGGATGTGTGGCCTCACGCTGGAGGAGGCCGACCTCCTGGAGGGGGACAAGGCcgagggggaggtggagggcGACGGAGGACAGGTACCGTTGCTAAAACTTTgatttgttgtttctgttttgtcatcGCTTGCAGAAAAAGGATTTCTTCATGTgaataaaatgcagaaaaaataggttgtgcaatgtgtttgtttgcctAGCGACAAGCAAACGGGAACTCTGACCACCACATACTTCCACATTACAACTGACACCCAATTTATGATAATGCACAATGCAAGTTTTTTTAACTTACATTTGACTGATGTTGCTCTGAGTGTAAAGCTCATTACAGTAAGACGTGAACTCTTCTCTCACCTGCTCTGAAAGTGAaactataataaatatatagtatatataacaCATGTTCACATGTCCCCAGTAGGGCTGTCAAAGAAtgttatatattaaaataaagatttttattgtgaaaagaaaagaaacattcaaTTAGGAAAATTCTTATTGTGAGAGAAGCTGCACAACATCGTCCGTCCGCCTCCTGCGTGCGTTAGGATTATTCTAACGTCATTATGAGCCGATGTTGACGATCCTCAGCAGAAATGACACATTTGACCGTGTgctctgtatttattgtttaggtgtgTCGTCGTTGCTCGTTGGACCTGCTGTCCAAAGACGGATCCGGGTCCCCCCGCAGCCTGGCCGTGTCTCGGGGACCCCGACGGGGCCCTCACGGTACCAAGCTGTACCGCTGCCCTCACTGCCCCTTCCTGTCGCACTACCCAAACCACCTGGCCCGCCACGCCCACACCCACTCGGAGGAGAAACCACACCGCTGCCCGCACTGCCCCTACACCTCCTCGCACCTCGACAACCTCAAGCGCCACCTGCGCGTGCACACGGGGGAGAAACCCTACCAGTGTCCGTCGTGCAGCTACGCCTGCGGAAACCTCGCCAACCTGCGGCGTCACGAGCGCATCCACTCGGGCGCCAAGCCGTTCCACTGCGGCGTCTGCGGCTACTCCTGCAACCAGAGCATGAACCTGAAGAGGCACATGCTGCGGCACACGGGGGAGAAGCCGTACGCCTGCGCCGAGTGCGACTACACGACGGGCCACTGGGACAATTACAAACGCCACCAGAGGAAACACGGGCACAACACGGACAGCTGGGACAAACACGCGCCCATCAATGGCCTCAGCTGGGGCAAAGACAGCCAGGAGAGCCAGAGTCAGGAACAGGAACAATGTtagatcgtgtgtgtgtgtgtgtgtgtgtgtgtgtgtgtgtgtgtgtgtgtgtgtgtgtgtgtgtgtgtgtgtgtgtgtgtgtgtgtgtgtgtgtgtgtgtgtgtgtgtgtgtgtgtgactgactgacttgAGTGCGTGCGTGTTTTATACACTGGTGAACCTCCAGCTCAGGTTGGAGCTTACCTCAGGTGCCTTTTGACAGACTGTATAGCTGCACTGACTTTATAAAGAggcattcatgtgtgtgtgctgcacacacacacacacacacacactcttcaatGCAGTCCAGACTTGTGATCCGTCAGAATGTGACTGACTTttctaacgtgtgtgtgtgtcacaaagCCAATCTGAAACTGCTGAATTGAAATGTCTATTTTTTCTTCCCCTCTACAGATAATCTATATTTTGTAAATGTgggtggattgttttttttaataatagcAGGGCATGTTACAAGCTTGAGTAAATCTAggagtgtgtttttattttattttattttaaatccagtGGGGTTCCTGTGCAGCGTTAGTTCATTTCTAGATCTCTGAATCATCGTGATTGTTTCTCCAATCAGATCATTGTAGGCCAAATTGATAAGGACTCCATTTTACTACGTAGCTAACTAGCTACGTAGCTTTATTTATCAAAGATTACTGTCATGACGACTTCTAGGAACTGCTACCACAACTTCTGTGTCgactaaaagacatttttaacagtCGGATATGTCGCTCACAAGATATTTATACCGAAACTAAACTAATTAACCGACTCTTGCCAAAAAGAAACCAAACATAAACATGATGACCGCCTAAAAAATGGAGGTTCAGTCTGATTATCAAGCTAGCGCCGGTCTTGAAGTCGGTGATCGGTTTGaaaattgcaaaacattttctttcttttcttgtgatctaatgttttattttgaaattaagaACAATTGCAAACAATTCATTGGGACATAAGAACGTGTCCCAGGGCCACAGCTCATATTTCTATTATATTTACCAGAATGAATGTTTTCAAAGTGACGCAAAACGTAGTGAAAATGCCATTAAATCAtattatttaaagacattttagtGTGGAAGGTGAGagatttttaaaatggaaatgcaCAGGAGCCCTGCTGTCTGAATGAG
This region includes:
- the LOC116673732 gene encoding zinc finger protein 513, coding for MPRRKQSNPQPVKLELEDGAVVCEPGCLVLESDFLLSGELEFGDSEIMGLDRESGMTVFSLSVEDDPSAPTDSTFPAFLSCKGCGQLLGDSPLGAGLDLGVGLDLGAELYCLTCEEGLQHEASINSSWVEEADRTISADSDRKRRSAGKTDGGAGDIPSKLFSCSLCPFTSRYSNHLKRHMRTHDGQKPYRCLVCPYASAQLVNLQRHARTHTGEKPYRCHQCSYACSSLGNLRRHQRMHAQERPQRREKEKRRGRRKKENAESEEVVSDLTLRVSQDSGYLQTLGGLGSPSAPLPVLLFPLCCRMCGLTLEEADLLEGDKAEGEVEGDGGQVCRRCSLDLLSKDGSGSPRSLAVSRGPRRGPHGTKLYRCPHCPFLSHYPNHLARHAHTHSEEKPHRCPHCPYTSSHLDNLKRHLRVHTGEKPYQCPSCSYACGNLANLRRHERIHSGAKPFHCGVCGYSCNQSMNLKRHMLRHTGEKPYACAECDYTTGHWDNYKRHQRKHGHNTDSWDKHAPINGLSWGKDSQESQSQEQEQC